The following proteins are encoded in a genomic region of Stutzerimonas balearica DSM 6083:
- a CDS encoding tyrosine-type recombinase/integrase has translation MNIIATSSRQPWNKGKLVGQKTPLRLRDIWAIRVRLQIAERTRDLALFDLAIDSKLRACDLTKLRVHDVAHGDRVSSRAMVMQQKTQRPVQFEITEQTRSALAAWIHQAQLRNEDCLFPSRLHTSDHLSTRQYARIVKGSVKAIGLDPAMYGTHTMRRTKASLIYRRTKNLRAVQLLLGHTKLESTVRYLGIEVDDALEMAEQTEV, from the coding sequence ATGAACATCATCGCTACCAGCAGCCGTCAGCCCTGGAACAAAGGAAAATTGGTCGGACAGAAAACTCCGCTCCGACTCAGAGATATCTGGGCCATCCGAGTAAGGCTTCAAATTGCAGAGAGAACCCGGGATCTAGCCCTCTTCGATCTGGCCATCGACAGCAAGCTTCGAGCCTGCGACTTAACCAAGCTCCGTGTGCACGACGTTGCGCATGGCGACCGCGTGTCATCACGAGCCATGGTGATGCAGCAGAAAACGCAGCGGCCAGTGCAGTTTGAGATCACTGAGCAAACACGGTCTGCTCTCGCGGCCTGGATACATCAAGCCCAGCTCCGCAACGAGGACTGCCTGTTTCCGAGCCGGCTACATACCTCAGACCATCTATCCACTCGTCAATACGCTCGTATCGTCAAAGGCTCGGTGAAAGCCATAGGCCTTGATCCAGCCATGTATGGTACTCACACAATGAGACGTACGAAGGCATCACTGATCTATCGCAGGACCAAAAACCTGCGGGCGGTTCAACTGCTGCTCGGCCATACGAAGCTGGAGAGCACGGTTCGATATCTGGGGATAGAGGTCGACGACGCTCTGGAGATGGCGGAACAAACCGAGGTTTGA
- a CDS encoding DUF6602 domain-containing protein, with amino-acid sequence MICKASELLGEFIELEKRKLDGFDMLHMPTLGSAYEEITKQGIYQDFAIPKGLDLRVVSGFISIGGEMLAEQIDCMLVHGQGERYGLTQQYKYDINNVLCIFEVKKNLRKADYVDALHHLAKIRRKFADNFEERLINEGYKPDITNARRRFSQLTGKVAPEEYLDIHHLSKADGILFYALVQESLSPITIIHGYEGYKTESGLRSAFLDILEEAWKNGAGWGIPSIPTIVTSNNFCLVKGSGIPFLVVQNKNEWVSVFSTRHNSAKLILELIWSKIGEYFNAKMPWNDGLHMDSVQPLLIAEAREVDEAAGWAYRTVEFNEKHMVRGDDNLWSPSRLGKAELSAINIMAAQGGYLPLDNGMNEYLTKNHDLTVAQVSDALILTRQFMRDGEFIRPIYPRTYVITNDDETGFVASEIERFDLWCAENGIEPNYMSIYFMGE; translated from the coding sequence GTGATTTGTAAAGCATCGGAGCTGCTTGGGGAATTTATTGAGCTCGAAAAAAGAAAACTCGATGGATTTGATATGCTTCACATGCCCACTCTGGGCTCCGCCTACGAAGAGATAACGAAGCAAGGTATATATCAGGATTTTGCCATTCCAAAGGGCTTGGATCTGAGAGTTGTTTCGGGCTTTATCTCTATTGGAGGTGAAATGCTGGCAGAGCAAATAGATTGCATGTTAGTCCATGGTCAAGGGGAGAGATATGGACTAACGCAGCAATATAAGTATGACATAAATAATGTACTTTGCATTTTTGAAGTCAAAAAAAATCTAAGGAAAGCTGATTACGTTGACGCCTTGCACCATTTAGCCAAAATCAGAAGAAAATTTGCTGACAATTTCGAAGAGCGATTAATTAATGAAGGTTATAAGCCAGACATCACCAATGCGCGCCGGCGCTTTTCTCAACTGACGGGAAAAGTTGCTCCTGAGGAATATCTTGACATACACCACCTATCGAAAGCCGATGGCATATTATTTTACGCACTCGTCCAAGAATCGTTGTCGCCGATTACGATAATTCATGGCTACGAAGGATATAAAACCGAAAGCGGCCTTAGGTCTGCATTTTTGGACATTCTTGAGGAGGCTTGGAAAAACGGAGCCGGCTGGGGAATTCCAAGTATCCCCACGATTGTTACATCTAATAATTTCTGCCTCGTCAAAGGTAGTGGCATTCCATTCTTAGTTGTTCAGAATAAAAATGAGTGGGTCTCTGTATTTTCCACCAGGCACAATTCAGCCAAATTAATCTTGGAATTAATCTGGTCAAAAATTGGCGAATACTTTAACGCAAAAATGCCTTGGAATGATGGGCTGCATATGGATAGTGTTCAACCTCTATTGATTGCAGAAGCTAGGGAGGTCGATGAAGCAGCGGGTTGGGCTTATAGAACAGTAGAATTTAATGAAAAACACATGGTGCGAGGCGATGATAATTTGTGGTCGCCTTCACGACTAGGTAAGGCTGAATTATCTGCGATAAACATAATGGCAGCACAGGGGGGTTATCTCCCCCTAGATAACGGCATGAATGAATATTTAACTAAAAATCACGACCTGACTGTTGCTCAAGTTTCAGACGCCTTGATTCTGACTCGACAGTTTATGCGTGATGGTGAGTTCATTAGACCAATATATCCGCGAACTTATGTTATTACTAATGACGATGAGACAGGATTCGTCGCATCGGAGATTGAGCGATTTGATTTGTGGTGTGCAGAAAATGGAATTGAGCCTAACTACATGTCAATTTATTTTATGGGCGAATAG
- a CDS encoding AbrB/MazE/SpoVT family DNA-binding domain-containing protein has protein sequence MTLDQGMGTKQVIIEDWDGDSAIRTPAEALQELGIGVGDTLYVIEEYVGTTRCILLSKTPKIPDRTDELVAHWNRVGSE, from the coding sequence ATGACGCTGGATCAAGGAATGGGCACTAAACAAGTAATTATCGAGGACTGGGATGGTGATAGTGCTATCCGCACTCCCGCTGAAGCACTCCAAGAGCTGGGTATCGGCGTTGGCGACACTCTATACGTGATTGAGGAGTACGTTGGCACTACACGATGCATTTTACTCAGCAAAACTCCAAAGATTCCAGATCGTACTGATGAGCTGGTTGCTCACTGGAATCGTGTAGGTAGCGAATAA
- a CDS encoding metallophosphoesterase — protein MRIHILSDLHNEFEVFMPEVHNADLVILAGDIDLGIRGIEWAQTAFTCPVLYVPGNHEYYRGHLEKTFEAMQAAADERVRVMDHDEVVIGGVRFLGATMWTDFAATGHRSVAARSAQQTLSDFRQIRTENFRRIKPQDLIKKSTATREWLGGMLAKRHEGPTVVITHHAPTLRSLEESPYAGTILDAAFANQWEDLMGSDRVALWVHGHTHTSVDYIVEGTRIVSNQRGYPKEESGFRPALVIELC, from the coding sequence ATGCGAATTCATATTCTCTCAGACCTGCACAACGAGTTTGAGGTCTTCATGCCGGAGGTGCATAACGCGGATCTGGTCATATTGGCGGGCGACATTGATCTCGGTATCAGAGGAATCGAATGGGCCCAAACTGCTTTCACATGCCCTGTGCTGTATGTGCCTGGAAATCATGAGTACTACCGGGGCCACCTCGAAAAAACGTTTGAGGCGATGCAGGCGGCCGCTGATGAGCGAGTTCGCGTCATGGATCACGATGAAGTTGTGATAGGAGGAGTGCGTTTTTTGGGGGCAACAATGTGGACTGACTTCGCTGCCACAGGGCACCGATCAGTAGCCGCGCGGAGCGCTCAACAGACCTTGAGTGACTTCCGTCAGATTCGGACAGAAAACTTCCGGCGCATCAAGCCGCAAGATTTGATCAAGAAATCTACTGCAACGCGGGAATGGCTTGGCGGCATGCTTGCAAAACGACATGAAGGGCCGACGGTAGTAATCACCCATCACGCACCAACTCTCAGGTCACTTGAGGAAAGTCCATATGCAGGGACGATCTTAGACGCGGCTTTCGCAAACCAATGGGAAGACTTGATGGGCTCTGACCGCGTGGCCCTATGGGTGCATGGTCACACACATACGTCCGTTGATTACATAGTGGAGGGTACCCGGATAGTCTCCAACCAAAGAGGATATCCTAAAGAAGAGTCAGGTTTTCGACCGGCACTTGTTATAGAGCTTTGCTAG
- a CDS encoding pyocin activator PrtN family protein — translation MNTFFLLMAQYNGKAVIPLEDICRDYFMHLTPEMFQRKVLAGQIKIPLMRIECSQKSTKGIHLSDLAAYLDKRHAEALEEYQKLNGVRRIG, via the coding sequence ATGAACACCTTCTTTCTACTCATGGCTCAGTACAACGGCAAAGCTGTAATCCCCTTGGAGGACATCTGCCGTGACTACTTTATGCACCTTACTCCAGAAATGTTCCAACGGAAGGTGCTTGCAGGCCAGATCAAAATCCCTTTGATGCGAATAGAATGCAGCCAGAAAAGTACAAAAGGTATTCACTTGTCAGACTTGGCCGCCTACTTGGATAAGCGGCATGCCGAGGCGTTAGAAGAGTATCAAAAATTAAACGGTGTTCGCCGTATTGGTTGA
- a CDS encoding site-specific integrase, with translation MATIRARKRADGSMSYTAQIRLKKNGQQVHTESMTFSRKKAAEAWAKRRETELAEPGAIQRARHKGVQLSDIIDKYLEEVGRARPLGKTKKATLAAIAKTTLGTKTDRELNSQVLVDYALWRMSPEGGGVKPQTVGNDLAHLGAVLSVARPAWGYEVDGICMVEARRVLSKLGYRLKSQERDRRPTMAELDKLLQRFQEVLRPRPTSIHMPKVMAFALFSTRRQEEIVRIRWDDLDPSRKAVLVRDMKNPGDKWGNDVWCRLPDEAWAIVQSMPREYQEIFPYTTDAIQGAWMRAVERAGIKDLHFHDLRHEGISRLFELGWDIPAVASVSGHRDWNSLRRYTHLHGDGDRYTGWCWLPTIIDMKVSFGVWVSRRKSTNTANTV, from the coding sequence ATGGCAACGATTCGAGCCCGTAAACGAGCCGATGGCTCTATGAGCTATACCGCACAGATCCGACTCAAGAAGAACGGGCAGCAGGTTCATACCGAAAGCATGACCTTTTCTCGCAAAAAAGCGGCCGAAGCGTGGGCTAAGCGACGAGAAACGGAGCTAGCTGAGCCAGGTGCCATTCAGCGGGCACGGCATAAGGGCGTTCAACTGTCGGACATAATCGACAAGTATCTAGAGGAGGTGGGCAGAGCCCGCCCGCTGGGTAAGACGAAGAAAGCCACCTTGGCTGCCATTGCGAAGACCACACTGGGTACCAAGACTGATCGCGAGCTCAATAGCCAAGTACTGGTCGATTATGCGCTATGGCGCATGAGTCCTGAAGGGGGAGGCGTCAAACCCCAGACCGTGGGTAATGATTTAGCCCATCTGGGGGCCGTTCTATCGGTAGCGCGGCCCGCATGGGGTTACGAGGTTGATGGTATATGCATGGTAGAGGCCCGTCGTGTCCTCTCCAAGCTAGGCTACAGGCTTAAAAGCCAGGAGCGGGACCGTCGTCCCACTATGGCAGAGCTGGACAAGCTACTTCAGCGTTTCCAAGAAGTGCTTCGCCCGCGCCCTACCTCGATACATATGCCAAAAGTTATGGCGTTTGCTCTATTCTCAACTCGCCGCCAAGAGGAGATTGTTCGGATCCGGTGGGACGATTTAGACCCTTCACGAAAGGCGGTCTTGGTACGGGATATGAAAAACCCGGGAGATAAATGGGGAAATGACGTTTGGTGCCGTCTCCCTGATGAAGCCTGGGCAATAGTTCAGAGCATGCCTCGTGAATACCAAGAGATCTTTCCTTACACCACTGACGCTATCCAAGGGGCCTGGATGCGTGCGGTCGAACGGGCCGGTATAAAAGATCTTCACTTTCACGACTTGCGACATGAAGGGATCAGCCGTCTATTCGAACTGGGGTGGGATATCCCTGCGGTAGCTAGCGTATCAGGCCACAGAGACTGGAACTCGCTCAGACGTTATACGCATCTGCATGGTGACGGAGATCGATATACGGGTTGGTGCTGGCTGCCTACGATTATAGATATGAAGGTTTCTTTTGGGGTTTGGGTGTCGAGAAGAAAGTCAACCAATACGGCGAACACCGTTTAA
- the dusA gene encoding tRNA dihydrouridine(20/20a) synthase DusA encodes MTKEANITSKPLKTGTSGFRRFSVAPMMDWTDRHFRYFARQLSQRTLLYTEMVTTGALLHGDASRFLRHDESEHPLALQLGGSVPGDLAACAKLAEAAGYDEVNLNVGCPSDRVQNNMIGACLMAHPQLVADCVKAMRDAVGIEVTVKHRIGINGRDSYAELCDFVGQVSEAGCRSFTVHARIAILEGLSPKENREIPPLRYEVAAQLKQDFPELEIVLNGGIKTLEQCEAHLRVFDGVMLGREAYQNPYLLANVDQALFGSSAARVSRAEALRAMRPYIERHLAEGGAMHHITRHVLGLGQGFPGARRFRQLLSVDVHKTPDPLALLDQAIDLLEGH; translated from the coding sequence ATGACTAAAGAAGCAAATATTACCTCAAAGCCTTTAAAAACGGGCACTTCAGGATTCCGACGCTTCTCCGTCGCGCCGATGATGGATTGGACGGATCGCCACTTCCGCTACTTCGCCCGGCAATTGTCGCAGCGCACTCTGCTCTACACCGAGATGGTGACGACCGGGGCGCTGCTGCATGGCGACGCGTCGCGCTTCCTGCGCCACGACGAGAGCGAGCATCCGCTGGCGCTGCAGCTCGGTGGCAGCGTGCCGGGCGATCTGGCAGCTTGCGCGAAGCTCGCCGAAGCCGCGGGTTATGACGAGGTGAATCTCAACGTTGGCTGCCCCAGCGATCGGGTGCAGAACAACATGATCGGTGCCTGCCTGATGGCCCACCCGCAACTGGTCGCCGACTGCGTGAAGGCCATGCGCGACGCGGTGGGCATCGAGGTCACCGTCAAACATCGGATCGGCATCAACGGCCGCGACAGCTACGCCGAGCTGTGCGATTTCGTCGGGCAGGTCAGCGAGGCTGGCTGCCGCAGTTTTACCGTTCACGCACGCATCGCGATTCTCGAAGGCCTCTCGCCCAAGGAAAACCGTGAAATTCCGCCACTGCGCTACGAGGTCGCGGCGCAGCTCAAGCAGGACTTTCCCGAACTGGAGATCGTGCTCAACGGCGGCATCAAGACACTGGAGCAGTGCGAGGCGCACCTGCGCGTCTTCGACGGCGTCATGCTCGGCCGTGAGGCCTACCAGAACCCCTACCTGCTGGCCAACGTCGACCAGGCGCTGTTTGGCAGCAGCGCTGCGCGCGTCAGCCGCGCCGAGGCGCTACGCGCCATGCGGCCCTACATCGAGCGTCATCTTGCCGAAGGTGGCGCCATGCACCATATCACCCGGCACGTGCTCGGTCTGGGCCAGGGTTTCCCGGGCGCCAGGCGGTTCCGCCAACTGCTTTCCGTTGATGTGCACAAGACGCCAGACCCACTCGCCCTGCTCGACCAGGCGATCGACTTGCTCGAGGGCCATTGA
- the tal gene encoding transaldolase, whose product MTSKLDQLKQFTTVVADTGDMDAIARLQPVDATTNPSLLLKAAALPRYAEHLASATAQAQGDVGLACDLFAVAVGNEILKLIPGRISTEVDARLSFDKQAMVQRAERLIGLYQQAGIERERVLIKIAATWEGIRAAEELEKAGIQTNLTLLFSFTQAVACAEAGVFLISPFVGRIYDWYKKHEGRDYLGAEDPGVQSVTRIYNYYKAHDYKTVVMGASFRNIGQIEALAGCDRLTISPELLGQLAETDGTLARRLTPGAGSEPRVTLDEKAFRWGLNEDAMATEKLAEGIRQFARDQEKLEALLAAKS is encoded by the coding sequence ATGACTTCCAAGCTGGATCAACTCAAGCAATTCACCACCGTGGTCGCAGACACCGGTGACATGGACGCCATTGCTCGTCTGCAGCCGGTGGACGCAACCACCAACCCTTCGTTGCTGCTCAAGGCCGCCGCCCTGCCCCGCTACGCCGAGCACTTGGCCAGCGCAACGGCGCAGGCTCAAGGCGACGTCGGCCTGGCTTGCGATCTCTTCGCGGTGGCGGTCGGCAATGAAATCCTCAAGCTGATCCCGGGCCGCATCTCGACCGAGGTCGATGCGCGCCTGTCGTTCGACAAACAGGCCATGGTGCAGCGCGCCGAGCGCCTCATCGGTCTCTACCAGCAGGCCGGCATCGAGCGCGAGCGCGTGCTGATCAAGATTGCTGCCACCTGGGAAGGCATACGCGCCGCCGAGGAACTCGAAAAGGCCGGCATTCAGACAAACCTGACGCTGTTGTTCTCCTTCACCCAGGCAGTCGCCTGTGCCGAAGCCGGTGTATTCCTCATCTCCCCCTTCGTCGGACGCATCTACGACTGGTACAAGAAGCATGAAGGCCGCGATTATCTCGGCGCCGAAGACCCAGGCGTGCAATCGGTCACCCGCATCTACAACTACTACAAGGCGCATGACTACAAGACGGTGGTCATGGGTGCGAGCTTCCGCAATATCGGCCAGATCGAAGCGCTGGCTGGCTGCGATCGCCTGACCATCAGCCCCGAGCTGCTGGGCCAGCTGGCCGAAACCGATGGCACACTGGCGCGCCGGTTGACGCCTGGTGCGGGGAGCGAGCCCCGCGTCACGCTGGATGAAAAGGCGTTCCGCTGGGGGCTGAACGAGGATGCCATGGCCACCGAGAAGCTCGCCGAAGGCATCCGGCAGTTCGCACGGGATCAGGAAAAGCTCGAAGCGCTGCTGGCAGCGAAGTCCTGA
- the rssC gene encoding anti-sigma factor antagonist RssC: MSTGKIQFAEMDGTFVLKFIGEIRLTLCSALDATIEKIFSSLNFSSIVIDLTESRSVDSTTLGLLAKLSILSRQKVGMLPTLVTTHPDITRLLHSMGFDQVFNIVDRPLPCPECLADLPTQDQSEEVVKAKVLEAHRILMSLNESNREAFHDLVTALERS; the protein is encoded by the coding sequence ATGAGTACTGGGAAAATCCAGTTCGCCGAGATGGACGGCACCTTTGTGCTCAAGTTCATCGGTGAAATACGCTTGACGCTGTGTTCGGCGCTGGATGCGACAATCGAGAAGATCTTCTCGTCTCTGAATTTTTCATCGATCGTCATCGATCTGACCGAGAGTCGGAGCGTCGACAGCACCACGCTCGGCCTGCTGGCCAAGCTTTCGATCCTTTCCCGGCAGAAGGTCGGCATGCTGCCGACGTTGGTGACGACGCATCCGGATATTACCCGGCTGCTGCATTCGATGGGCTTCGATCAGGTGTTCAACATCGTTGACCGGCCGTTGCCCTGCCCGGAATGCCTCGCCGATCTGCCGACGCAGGATCAGTCCGAGGAAGTGGTCAAGGCCAAGGTACTCGAGGCCCACCGAATCCTGATGAGCCTCAACGAATCCAACCGCGAGGCCTTCCATGACCTCGTCACCGCGCTGGAGCGGTCCTGA
- the rssB gene encoding two-component system response regulator RssB has protein sequence MQKPSATLLIIDDDDVVRASLAAYLEDSGFRVLQAANGPDGMALFDAEQPDLVICDLRMPHMDGLELIRRISERQLDLPVIVVSGAGVMSDAVEALRLGAADYLIKPLEDLAMLEHSVRRALDRSRLRLENRRYREQLESANRDLQASLHLLQEDQDAGRQVQMNMLPVTPWSADGFDFAHRIIPSLYLSGDFVDYFRVDERRIGFYLADVSGHGASSAFVTVLLKFMTTRLLYESRRSGTLREFKPSEVLDHINRGLINCKLGKHVTMLGGVIDVERNVLHYAIGGHLPLPVLYTGAAAHYLEGRGLPVGLFADAVYQDFELELPEAFSLTLLSDGILDLLPGDTLKEKESALPELVSNAGGTLDGLSRMFGLAELADMPDDIALLVLSRNLA, from the coding sequence ATGCAGAAACCAAGCGCAACGCTGCTGATCATTGATGACGACGATGTGGTGCGGGCGAGCCTCGCGGCCTACCTCGAAGACAGCGGCTTCCGGGTTCTGCAGGCTGCCAACGGCCCCGACGGCATGGCCCTGTTCGACGCCGAGCAGCCCGACCTGGTCATCTGTGACCTGCGCATGCCGCACATGGACGGCCTCGAGCTGATACGCCGGATCAGCGAGCGCCAGCTGGACCTGCCGGTCATCGTGGTCTCTGGCGCCGGTGTCATGAGCGATGCGGTCGAGGCCCTGCGCCTGGGCGCTGCCGATTACCTGATCAAGCCACTCGAAGACCTCGCGATGCTCGAGCACTCGGTGCGTCGCGCGCTTGACCGATCCCGCCTGCGGCTCGAGAACCGCCGCTACCGCGAGCAACTGGAATCGGCCAACCGGGATCTGCAGGCGAGCCTGCACCTGTTGCAGGAAGACCAGGATGCCGGTCGGCAGGTGCAGATGAACATGCTGCCAGTGACGCCCTGGAGCGCCGATGGCTTCGACTTCGCTCACCGCATCATTCCCTCGCTGTACCTGTCCGGGGACTTCGTCGACTACTTTCGCGTCGACGAGCGTCGGATAGGCTTCTATCTGGCGGACGTTTCCGGTCACGGCGCGTCTTCGGCCTTCGTGACGGTACTGCTGAAGTTCATGACCACGCGCCTGCTGTACGAGTCGCGCCGCAGCGGAACTCTGCGTGAGTTCAAGCCTTCCGAGGTGCTCGATCACATCAACCGCGGGCTGATCAACTGCAAGCTGGGCAAGCACGTAACCATGCTTGGCGGTGTGATCGACGTCGAGCGCAACGTGCTGCACTATGCGATTGGCGGTCACCTGCCGTTGCCGGTGCTCTATACCGGCGCAGCGGCACATTATCTGGAAGGGCGAGGGCTGCCCGTCGGGCTGTTCGCCGATGCGGTCTATCAGGATTTCGAGCTGGAGCTGCCGGAGGCCTTCAGCCTGACGCTGCTCTCGGATGGCATTTTGGACCTTTTGCCGGGCGACACACTCAAAGAAAAGGAGTCTGCACTACCAGAGTTGGTCAGCAACGCTGGTGGCACGCTGGACGGTTTAAGCCGTATGTTCGGCCTTGCCGAGTTGGCCGACATGCCTGATGACATTGCCTTGCTGGTGTTGAGCAGGAACCTTGCATGA
- a CDS encoding PilZ domain-containing protein: protein MSQNDRQYSEKRDFIRMHVETDVQLLIGERQVAARCIDLSSTGMQVVLSEPLQAGQQVRVLIPSSHPELRGLDAETEVVRVADLADGQHRIGLAILRMN from the coding sequence ATGAGTCAGAACGACCGTCAGTACAGCGAGAAGCGCGATTTCATCCGCATGCACGTCGAAACCGACGTGCAGTTGCTCATCGGCGAGCGCCAGGTGGCAGCCCGCTGCATCGACCTGTCGAGCACCGGCATGCAGGTGGTGCTGAGCGAGCCTCTGCAGGCCGGGCAACAGGTGCGGGTATTGATCCCCTCGAGTCATCCGGAGCTGAGGGGCCTGGACGCCGAGACCGAAGTCGTGCGCGTGGCCGACCTGGCGGACGGCCAGCACCGGATCGGGCTGGCCATTCTCAGGATGAACTGA
- a CDS encoding MlaA family lipoprotein, giving the protein MAALVVALPLQAAEEDPWEGVNRVVYRFNDTLDTYTLKPLAKGYQKVTPDFVEDRIGNFFGNLGDVIVMTNDLLQGKPREAGIDASRILFNTTFGVLGLFDVATHMGLQKNDEDFGQTLGVWGLGNGPYVVLPLLGPSTVRDAAGRVPDAFLQPYPYMDDVPTRNLTRGVGLVDTRAGLLSAEKLITGDEYIFVRNAYLQNREFRTRDGQVEDDF; this is encoded by the coding sequence ATGGCAGCACTCGTTGTCGCCTTGCCGCTGCAGGCGGCCGAAGAGGACCCGTGGGAAGGGGTTAACCGCGTGGTGTACCGTTTCAACGACACGCTCGATACCTACACGCTCAAGCCGCTCGCCAAGGGCTATCAGAAGGTCACGCCGGATTTCGTCGAGGATCGCATCGGCAATTTCTTCGGCAACCTGGGCGACGTGATCGTCATGACCAACGACCTGCTGCAAGGCAAGCCGCGCGAGGCGGGCATCGACGCCAGCCGGATTCTGTTCAACACCACCTTCGGCGTGCTGGGCCTGTTCGACGTAGCCACGCACATGGGGCTGCAGAAGAACGACGAGGACTTCGGCCAGACGCTGGGCGTCTGGGGCCTGGGCAACGGCCCCTACGTCGTGCTGCCGTTGCTGGGGCCCAGCACGGTGCGTGATGCCGCAGGACGCGTGCCGGATGCCTTCCTCCAGCCCTATCCGTATATGGACGACGTCCCGACGCGCAACCTGACCCGCGGTGTGGGCCTGGTCGATACCCGAGCCGGCCTGCTCTCGGCCGAGAAGCTGATCACCGGCGACGAGTACATCTTCGTGCGCAACGCCTACCTGCAGAATCGTGAGTTCCGCACCCGGGATGGCCAGGTAGAGGACGACTTCTGA
- a CDS encoding DUF4404 family protein produces the protein MPERELQSQLLELRNQLAQDTPLTDEERASLQALAQDIELRLAARGETEYSDSLVDGVNLAVERFEVSHPNMAMTLRNIMQSLANMGI, from the coding sequence ATGCCGGAACGTGAATTGCAGTCGCAGCTCCTCGAGTTGCGCAATCAGCTGGCTCAGGACACGCCGCTGACCGATGAGGAACGTGCCTCCTTGCAGGCCCTGGCACAGGATATCGAACTGCGTCTTGCCGCCCGTGGCGAGACCGAGTACAGCGATTCGCTGGTCGACGGCGTGAACCTCGCGGTAGAGCGCTTCGAGGTCAGCCACCCGAACATGGCGATGACCCTGCGCAATATCATGCAAAGCCTGGCGAACATGGGCATCTAG
- the queF gene encoding NADPH-dependent 7-cyano-7-deazaguanine reductase QueF (Catalyzes the NADPH-dependent reduction of 7-cyano-7-deazaguanine (preQ0) to 7-aminomethyl-7-deazaguanine (preQ1) in queuosine biosynthesis), with translation MQHPAELSPLGKSSAYIAHYSPELLFPIARAPKWAELGLTAESLPYSGVDIWNCYELSWLLPSGKPVVAIGEFRIPADSPNIIESKSFKLYLNSLNQSVFDSADAVAETLTRDLSAAVGKSVEVALRSLDEVTAEGVAGLPGRCIDELNVAIEHYDEPRPALLSCDASRQVDEALHSHLLKSNCPVTGQPDWGSVVVEYRGPALSAEGLLAYLVSFRQHADFHEQCVERIFLDLQRLLQPERLTVYARYVRRGGLDINPYRSTGPLAIDNRRLVRQ, from the coding sequence ATGCAGCATCCCGCCGAGTTATCCCCGCTGGGCAAATCCAGCGCCTACATCGCCCATTACAGCCCCGAGCTGCTGTTTCCCATCGCCCGTGCGCCGAAATGGGCAGAGCTTGGGCTCACGGCCGAGTCGCTGCCTTATTCGGGCGTCGACATCTGGAACTGCTACGAACTCTCCTGGTTGCTGCCGTCTGGCAAGCCGGTCGTGGCAATCGGCGAGTTCCGCATTCCGGCCGATTCGCCGAATATCATCGAGTCCAAATCGTTCAAGCTGTATCTGAACTCGCTGAACCAGAGCGTGTTCGATAGCGCCGACGCCGTGGCCGAAACCCTGACGCGCGACCTGTCCGCCGCGGTGGGCAAGTCGGTGGAGGTGGCGCTGCGTAGCCTTGACGAAGTGACGGCCGAAGGCGTTGCCGGCTTGCCCGGACGCTGCATCGACGAGCTGAACGTGGCCATCGAGCACTACGACGAGCCGCGCCCGGCGCTATTGAGTTGCGATGCTTCGCGTCAGGTGGACGAGGCCTTGCATAGCCACCTGCTCAAGTCGAATTGCCCGGTTACCGGGCAGCCGGACTGGGGCAGTGTGGTAGTGGAGTATCGTGGACCGGCGCTTTCGGCCGAAGGGCTGCTGGCCTATCTGGTGAGTTTCCGCCAGCACGCGGACTTCCATGAGCAGTGTGTCGAGCGAATTTTCCTTGATCTGCAGCGGCTGCTGCAGCCGGAACGGCTGACGGTATACGCCCGCTACGTGCGCAGGGGTGGGCTGGACATCAACCCGTATCGCAGTACCGGGCCGCTGGCCATCGACAACCGGCGCCTGGTACGTCAATGA